Part of the bacterium genome, CCCGGCGCACCGGACAACAACTACGGCCTGCGCCGGCGCGTGAGGCTGGCCTATGACGCCTCGTGTGAGGTGTGGGTCAGGAGCCTGCAGAGCGCCGTCGTCGCCGCCGAGCAGACCTTCTACGACCGTGGGGGCTTCGTGCTGCACTCCGCGCTCGAGCAGGGCGGGGTGAACGCAGGGCAGGAGCTGCACCGCTCGGCCCGCGTCGAGGGCAAGGTCCCGACCGCCGAAGTCGGAGCGACGATCAACGCGCTGGCGGCGCTGGGCTATGTGGCGCGGCGCGAGATCAGTGGGGCGGACATGACCGACCAATATGTGACCGGGAGCCGGGCCGTGACGCAGACCGAGGAGGAGCTGGGGCAGGTGCAACATCGCGAGGCGGTGGCGCGGACGGCCCAGAAGCCCGCGCTGCAGGAGCAGACGCGCGCCGTCCGGCAGCAACTCGGGGCCGCGCAGGATGCGCTGTTCGGCGTGGAACGTGAGGTGGCGCTGGCGACGATCACGGCGACGCTCATCGAGCGCGGGCCGCAGGCGGCTGTATCGGCCGGGCAGATCGGCCGGGCCTGGAGCAGCTTCGTTCATACGGCGGGGCACGTCGGTGTTGTGCTGGTGTGGGTGGGGCTGTACGGGCTGTTCCTGACGCCGGTGGTGGTCGTGGTATGGGTCTGGCGGAAGCGTCGGGCGTCGTAGCTTCACATCAGACAGAGTCGCGGGGCCCCGTCCGCCTACGCGCTGCGCGCTACGGCGGACACCCCGCGACTCCTGCCTCTTGCCTCTTCCGTCTTCGTTCTTCAGTCTTCTCTCTTCCCTCTTCACCTGATCCTTCCGCCATGCGCCTGGACGGCCGGTTGCACCCCCTGGTAGTCATACCCGATGAAGATGGGCTTCGGCTCCAGCGTGACGGTGCGGATGTCGCCGATGGCGATGGCGCGGCGCCAGGCGGCCGGGTCGGCGCCCAGGAGAATGGCAGGCCGGCCCCGCAGTGTCGGGGCGGTCATGTCGGTATCCGCCCAGAAGTCGTACGTGTTGCGGCGCCAGCCCAGGTAGCTGGCCGCGCAGTAGACGCTCGGATGGTCCGGGAGATAGAAGGCCATCTGGCTGGCGGTCAGGTAGGTCTTGGCGATGATGAGCGGCTCGCGGCCGGTCTCGGCGCGGACCTGCTGCCGCAGTTGGTCTACCTGCGCCGCCATCTGGTGTGCCCCCCAGAAGCGCTCGAGGGGCATGGCCCGGCCGATCACCGGGAGCTGCGCCATCTGGATCGGGCAGGAGGTGACGAGATAGGCGAACACGCCGAACCCGAGGCTCCACTTCCAGGCGCGCCGGAGGAGGGGCGTCCAGGCCCCGGCGCGGCAGGCCTGCGCGGTGTACAGCCCCGCTAGCACCGCCAGGGGCGGATAGCCCGCCAGCGCCCAGTTCCCCTCCGAGCGCGTCGCGGCCGTCGCCGCCAGGAAGAAGAGAATGATGACACCGGCGCTGCACAGCAGAAGCAGGTGCGTGTCCCAGGCCTCCGCGTCCTGCCGGCGGCGACGCCACGCGGCGGCGAGACCCGCGGCGATCAGCACCGCCGCCGCGGGCCCGACAAGCGCGATCTGCGCACCGATGTAGCTCAGCGGCCATTCGGGACTCCACTGACGCTTCGCGGTGTCGGTCGGTGTGTTCATGTGGCCGCGCAAGTAGGTGATCGTGGGCCAGCCCTCCTGCTGGTTCCAGACCCAGATCGGGGCGATGGCCGCAACGAAGATGATGATGCTCAGGGCCAGGCCCACCCACAGGCGGGCGTCCCACCGGAACGTGCGCCGCTGCAGGAGCGAGTACAGCACCAGCCCTGGCACCAGCAGGACGATCGTGTACTTGAGCAGGAAGCCCAGCCCCAGCGCCAGCCCGAGCACTGCCCACCAGCCCAGCGGGAACCCGCCCGCCCGGTGGGCGCGGACGATCAGCCACAGCGCGAACGTCGCCCCCAGCCAACAGGCGATGTACAGGGGGTCATAGGTAATGAGCACGGACCACAGGGCGGTCAGCGGGAACAGCAGGAAGAGGGCCGCCGAGAAGAAGCCGGCGCGCTCGTCGCCCGAGACGCGGAGGGCCATCCGCCCCACCAGCAGGGCGGTCACCGCCATGGCGATGGGCGCCGGGAAGCGCAGGCCCCACTCGACATCGCCAAACAGCGCCTGCGCCGCCGCCACGACCGCCGCGATGCCGGGCCCCG contains:
- a CDS encoding glycosyltransferase family 39 protein, producing the protein MTDSPPLSPHGDPQPPPACAWATWRLTLLMVALWLVWRLVNLRFFLQADLLGDEANYWECARRLQLSYHYSGPGIAAVVAAAQALFGDVEWGLRFPAPIAMAVTALLVGRMALRVSGDERAGFFSAALFLLFPLTALWSVLITYDPLYIACWLGATFALWLIVRAHRAGGFPLGWWAVLGLALGLGFLLKYTIVLLVPGLVLYSLLQRRTFRWDARLWVGLALSIIIFVAAIAPIWVWNQQEGWPTITYLRGHMNTPTDTAKRQWSPEWPLSYIGAQIALVGPAAAVLIAAGLAAAWRRRRQDAEAWDTHLLLLCSAGVIILFFLAATAATRSEGNWALAGYPPLAVLAGLYTAQACRAGAWTPLLRRAWKWSLGFGVFAYLVTSCPIQMAQLPVIGRAMPLERFWGAHQMAAQVDQLRQQVRAETGREPLIIAKTYLTASQMAFYLPDHPSVYCAASYLGWRRNTYDFWADTDMTAPTLRGRPAILLGADPAAWRRAIAIGDIRTVTLEPKPIFIGYDYQGVQPAVQAHGGRIR